Below is a genomic region from Neisseria arctica.
TTCGGCATCCATACGGCTGACACTTTCAATCAGCAAATTATGTTCCGCTGTACGGTAGTTCGCCAACCAAGTTTCCACATCCTGCGCACCACTATTCTGTGCTACTTGGCGGTACACATCGGCAATCAACTCACCTTCGAAACTGCCGAAAGAATACTCACGTAAATCAGCAATTTTATGCAACGGCAAATCTTCTTGGCCTTTGTTTTCAAGAATCAACCGGGCAGTAGTTTCTGCACGCGGGCTGGTGCTGGCGAAAGCCGCATCAAATACGATACTGGCAGCACCCAATGCCTTGCCCAACTGCTCGGCCACAGCACGGCCCTGCGGCGTTAGCGGGGCATCTCGCCAGCCCTGCAAACGCCCTGCCTCATTATATTCCGTGCGCCCATGACGAACCAGATAAAGCTGCAAACCCATTATTTATCCTCTACTTATTATTTCAGACGGCCTATTTGCAGAAAGCTTTCTCAATATTGTTTTCAATACTGCCGCGATAAATTAAATATTTGATGCTAAATATTATTTTAAATAACCATCACACTTTGTTATTCTTTTTAATCCGCCATATTTGCCAACAACTCTGCCTGATGCTCGGCAATTAATGCACCCGTCAGCTCTTCCAAATCACCATCCATGATGAAATCCAGTTTATGCAACGTGAGGTTGATACGATGGTCAGTAACACGCCCTTGCGGGTAGTTATAAGTGCGGATACGCTCGCTGCGGTCACCGCTACCAATCAAGCTCTTACGTTCGGCAGCTTCTTTTGCTTGGGCTTCTCGTTTTTGAACATCATTCAAACGCGCCGCCAATACCTTCATCGCTTGTGCTTTATTGGCGTGTTGCGAACGCCCGTCTTGGCACTCCACCACCATACCCGTAGGCAAGTGGGTAATCCGCACCGCAGAATCGGTTTTATTGATATGTTGGCCGCCGGCACCTGAGGCGCGGAAAGTATCGATACGCAAATCGGCCGGATTCAATTCGATATCCTCCAGCTCATCCGCCTCAGGCATCACCGCCACAGTACAAGCGGAAGTATGGATACGGCCTTGACTTTCGGTGGCGGGAACACGCTGAACACGGTGCCCTCCCGACTCGAATTTCAATTTACTGTACGCACCCAGACCGATAATACGCACAATCACCTCTTTATACCCACCCAAATCGCTTTCATTGGCAGAAATCAGTTCGATCTGCCAACGGTTACGCTCGGCATACCGGCTATACATCCGCAACAAATCTCCTGCAAATAAAGCCGCCTCATCACCGCCCGTACCGGCACGCACCTCGATAAAAATATTTTTATCATCATCTGCATCTTTGGGCAGAAGCAGTTTTTGCAGCTCAATTTCCAATGTATCAATCGTTGCTTTCGCCGCTTCGATTTCTTCTGCGGCAAAGTCTTTCATTTCCGGATCGGTAAGCATTTCCTCCGCATCGGCCAAATCACCTTGTGCTTGA
It encodes:
- a CDS encoding histidine phosphatase family protein, encoding MGLQLYLVRHGRTEYNEAGRLQGWRDAPLTPQGRAVAEQLGKALGAASIVFDAAFASTSPRAETTARLILENKGQEDLPLHKIADLREYSFGSFEGELIADVYRQVAQNSGAQDVETWLANYRTAEHNLLIESVSRMDAEGKAETEAAFLSRLSQGMAELVSKSPEEGKVLLVSHGMAITALLKLIDPGSTPYQSVPNASVSRLDYENGVWRILSVGDTSFVGNSTPETL
- the prfA gene encoding peptide chain release factor 1 — protein: MKPSILEKLQQLAERLEEVTHLLGSPEATEDMDNYRKLTREHAEITPVVEVFQKYRQAQGDLADAEEMLTDPEMKDFAAEEIEAAKATIDTLEIELQKLLLPKDADDDKNIFIEVRAGTGGDEAALFAGDLLRMYSRYAERNRWQIELISANESDLGGYKEVIVRIIGLGAYSKLKFESGGHRVQRVPATESQGRIHTSACTVAVMPEADELEDIELNPADLRIDTFRASGAGGQHINKTDSAVRITHLPTGMVVECQDGRSQHANKAQAMKVLAARLNDVQKREAQAKEAAERKSLIGSGDRSERIRTYNYPQGRVTDHRINLTLHKLDFIMDGDLEELTGALIAEHQAELLANMAD